GTCGGCGGCGGCGCCGGCGGCCTGGAGCTGGCGGCCAAGCTGGGCCGCGTCCATGGCCGCGAACGCGTCACGCTGGTCGACAGCCGACCCTTCCATATCTGGAAACCCTCGCTGCACGAAGCCGCGGCGGGCACGCTGGACATCCACCAGGAAGGCCTGTCCTACCTGATGCTGGCCCACATGAACGGTTTTTCCTTCGCGCAAGGCCGACTGGTCTCGGTGGACCGGGAGCGCAGGCTCATCACCGTGGACGCGGTGGCCGATCCGCAGGGACAGGAAGTGCTGCCGCGCCGCGAGCTGGGCTACGACACGCTGGTGCTGGCGCTGGGCAGCGCCTCCAACTTCTTCAACACGCCGGGCGCGGCCGAACACGCGGTCACGCTGGACTCGACCGAGAATGCCGAACAGTTCCGCCTGACCATGCTCAAGGCCATGGTGCTGGTGGATCAGGCCAAGGTGCGCGATCCGTCCGCGCGGCTGGACCTGGTGATCGTGGGCGGCGGCGCCACCGGCGTAGAGCTGGCGGTCGAGCTGGTCGAGGCCAGCCACGTGGTCAGCGCCTACGGCCTGCCGAATTTCCGCGCGGAGCGCGACCTGGCGATCACGCTGGTCGAGGGCGCGCCGCGCATCCTGTCCGCCTTGCCCGAGAAGATCTCGCAGGCCGCGACCGCGCGCCTGACCGAGCTGGGCATCCGCGTGGAAACGTCCTGCCGCGTCGCGGAAGTGGGCGCCGATGCCGTGCTGACCGCCGACGGCCGCCAGTTCCCCGCGCGGCTGTGCATGTGGGCGGCCGGCATCCAGGGCCCCGCCCTGCTGGCCGACCTGGGCCTGCCGCTGAACAAGCTGGGCCAGCTCGAAGTGAACGAACGGCTTGAAACCAGCGATCCGCACGTGCTGGCGCTGGGCGACTGCTGCGCCGTGCCCTGGCGCGACGGGCGCAGCGTGCCG
The Achromobacter sp. AONIH1 DNA segment above includes these coding regions:
- a CDS encoding NAD(P)/FAD-dependent oxidoreductase; the encoded protein is MMPTSTSASSSERIVIVGGGAGGLELAAKLGRVHGRERVTLVDSRPFHIWKPSLHEAAAGTLDIHQEGLSYLMLAHMNGFSFAQGRLVSVDRERRLITVDAVADPQGQEVLPRRELGYDTLVLALGSASNFFNTPGAAEHAVTLDSTENAEQFRLTMLKAMVLVDQAKVRDPSARLDLVIVGGGATGVELAVELVEASHVVSAYGLPNFRAERDLAITLVEGAPRILSALPEKISQAATARLTELGIRVETSCRVAEVGADAVLTADGRQFPARLCMWAAGIQGPALLADLGLPLNKLGQLEVNERLETSDPHVLALGDCCAVPWRDGRSVPARAQAAHQQADYLVKKLAARLRGAPEPVEPYVYQDHGSLVSLGQDAGVGSLMGKLAGRGLFVSGTLARLMYMSLHLMHHKAVLGFSRTASLALARLLMRRTRPRVKLH